The following are encoded together in the Salvelinus alpinus chromosome 37, SLU_Salpinus.1, whole genome shotgun sequence genome:
- the LOC139566085 gene encoding transcription termination factor 1-like, with translation MLGTSTSTKQEASENSILLEMSRVSPLLFEETPQLISSVAPDTVEGCKKKKKKKTKALSEQGPEEPAIEHNLKDGHELTEPKHKEQTVTELEVVEKGRKKLKKGKQKKQQHVIKDEMEVPDPEEQTSGKTKKKSKNLQTQQVGAEGVTADEKNMNSRKKKRKHNDIEPERGIDCVLSKSAVDVSAVTAPDEARKSKKKHKNRQTELEEGAESRRTVSTTAEDPEIIELHTETVKRGESMVTEAEENVKEKRKQKKKKHRESELNDCPDKADLPGIKEQTERKLKSKRSKTDGGSTAVEGSGRKKKRSRESDKGMDSVHSAEGVLDLAVPNVNRTHDAGTNGETEGAHSTMVETGTQHNKPSLKEETQSVDDWQALNDLKDFIPNVESKSVAEIHKMIKYDLDRFREFRRQGLSLRSGRFSTQENERIKSNVYDFLALTGIQSGSKLFHPQRFKEEEANIKQLKRQHRFHEIIGEGIPRPWHQVYIRGRKIFDGSNYKGRFTKEELHSLKKLQTLHGNKWAAISELTGRSGSSLEKRFAQMSANRGAWTEEELKRLMEAVRKHLVGQAEPGSGPATVRKDKLYNNIPWTDVCQAVETRHWSQCRIKWLAVLKHKMAYGQPVFSGGTTSLQGKVDLIKALNAKQIEDAADIDWEEIAYTIGNVTPHYIQTHYYRLKVANVPLWQSMSFCEIIDFLNSRVLPNFEEQLQVLIKSGEMVSRNDPQELFLLSEIFDNEDST, from the exons ATGCTGGGGACTTCAACATCCACCAAACAAGAGGCAAGTGAGAATTCCATATTGCTTGAGATGTCTCGAGTATCCCCTCTTCTATTTGAAGAAACTCCTCAATTAATCTCATCAGTGGCACCTGATACAGTCGAGGGAtgcaaaaaaaagaagaagaagaagactaaAGCACTCTCTGAACAGGGACCAGAAGAACCGGCAATTGAGCATAATCTAAAGGATGGTCACGAGTTGACAGAACCTAAACATAAAGAGCAAACAGTGACCGAGCTGGAAGTGGTGGAGAAAGGGAGGAAGAAACTCAAAAAAGGAAAGCAAAAGAAGCAGCAACATGTTATTAAAGATGAAATGGAGGTACCAGATCCTGAGGAACAAACTAGTGGGAAAACAAAGAAAAAGTCAAAGAATCTTCAAACACAACAGGTGGGAGCGGAGGGAGTGACTGCTGATGAGAAGAATATGAATAGCCGGAAGAAAAAGAGAAAACATAATGACATTGAGCCAGAACGGGGGATAGACTGTGTCCTCTCAAAGTCTGCAGTAGATGTTTCAGCTGTAACTGCACCAGATGAGGCCAGAAAGAGTAAGAAGAAGCACAAGAACAGACAAACAGAACTTGAAGAGGGAGCGGAAAGCCGTCGGAcagtttcaacaacagcagaggATCCAGAAATCATAGAACTGCACACTGAAACAGTCAAGAGAGGTGAAAGTATGGTAACTGAGGCAGAGGAGAATGTAAAAGAGAAGAGGAAACAAAAGAagaaaaaacacagagagagtgaaCTGAATGATTGTCCAGATAAAGCAGACCTTCCAGGTATAAAAGAACAAACTGAAAGAAAATTGAAGTCAAAGAGGTCGAAAACAGATGGAGGGTCTACAGCTGTGGAGGGCAGCGGGAGAAAGAAAAAACGCAGCAGAGAGTCAGACAAGGGAATGGACAGTGTCCACTCTGCAGAAGGTGTTTTGGATTTAGCTGTTCCAAATGTCAACAGGACTCATGATGCTGGAACAAACGGTGAGACAGAGGGCGCCCATTCAACCATGGTTGAGACAGGGACCCAACAcaacaaacccagcctaaaggaAGAAACTCAAAG TGTGGACGACTGGCAGGCTCTGAATGATCTCAAAGATTTCATTCCCAATGTTGAGTCAAAGTCGGTTGCCGAGATCCATAAGATGATCAAGTATGATCTTGATCGATTCAGGGAATTCCGAAGACAAG GCCTTTCCCTGCGAAGTGGAAGATTCAGTACGCAGGAGAACGAACGAATCAAGAGTAACGTCTACGACTTCCTGGCTCTCACTGGGATTCAGAGTGGCTCTAAGCTCTTCCATCCACAGCGCTTCAAAGAGGAAGAAGCAAATATCAAGCAATTGAAGAGGCAGCACAGATTCCATGAAATAATAG GTGAAGGAATACCCAGGCCTTGGCATCAAGTCTATATACGTGGGAGGAAAATATTTGATGGCAGCAACTACAAGGGCAG GTTCACCAAAGAAGAACTTCACTCTTTGAAAAAACTGCAGACGTTGCACGGCAACAAGTGGGCGGCGATCTCGGAGTTGACTGGCCGAAGCGGATCGTCCCTAGAGAAACGTTTCGCTCAAATGT CTGCAAACAGAGGCGCGTGGACCGAGGAAGAACTGAAAAGACTAATGGAAGCTGTGCGGAAGCACCTGGTGGGACAGGCAGAGCCTGGCAGTGGACCAGCCACCGTCAGGAAAGACAAACTGTACAACAACATCCCCTGGACAGATGTGTGCCAGGCGGTTGAAACACGCCACTGGTCCCAGTGTCGAATAAAATG GTTGGCTGTTTTGAAGCACAAAATGGCATATGGACAACCAGTATTCAGTGGCGGCACAACATCCTTACAAGGCAAAGTGGATTTGATCAAAGC GTTGAATGCAAAGCAGATAGAAGATGCTGCAGATATCGACTGGGAAGAAATTGCTTACACAATTGG gAATGTCACGCCGCACTACATTCAGACACACTACTACAGGCTAAAGGTAGCCAACGTTCCGTTGTGGCAGAGCATGTCCTTCTGTG AGATCATCGACTTCCTCAACAGTAGAGTTCTCCCCAATTTTGAAGAGCAACTCCAAGTTCTGATAAAATCAGGAGAGATGGTGTCAAGAAACGATCCTCAAGAGCTCTTCCTCCTCTCTGAGATCTTTGATAATGAGGACAGCACCTAA